One Saccharomyces kudriavzevii IFO 1802 strain IFO1802 genome assembly, chromosome: 4 genomic region harbors:
- the ATP16 gene encoding F1F0 ATP synthase subunit delta (similar to Saccharomyces cerevisiae ATP16 (YDL004W); ancestral locus Anc_3.213), producing the protein MLRSIVGRSALRSLNFVAKRAYAEAAAAATTSALKLQFALPHETLYSGSEVTQVNLPAKSGRIGVLANHVPTVEQLLPGVIEVMEGSNTKKFFISGGFATVQPDSQLCVTAIEAFPLDSFSQENIKSLLAEAKKNASSSDAREAAEAAIQVEVLEGLQAVSK; encoded by the coding sequence atgtTACGTTCAATTGTTGGCAGAAGCGCTCTAAGATCATTGAATTTCGTTGCTAAGCGTGCTTATGCTGaagctgctgctgctgctacAACATCAGCCTTAAAATTGCAATTTGCACTACCACATGAAACTTTATATAGTGGTTCAGAAGTAACCCAAGTAAATTTGCCCGCTAAATCAGGACGTATTGGTGTATTGGCCAACCATGTTCCGACTGTGGAACAGTTGCTTCCTGGTGTCATTGAAGTTATGGAAGGCTCCAACaccaagaaattctttataTCGGGAGGTTTCGCGACAGTTCAACCGGACTCACAATTATGTGTGACTGCAATTGAAGCTTTTCCATTGGATTCCTTTTCacaagaaaatattaaaaGTTTATTAGCAGAAGCCAAGAAAAACGCAAGTTCATCCGATGCTAGAGAAGCTGCAGAAGCTGCGATTCAAGTGGAAGTTTTAGAAGGTTTGCAGGCTGTATCGAAATAA